Part of the Candidatus Margulisiibacteriota bacterium genome is shown below.
ACATTTACTGTTCCAATCAATGGAAGCGTTGATATTACCGCTGATTTCGACCTGAGAAAATCACTCACCAAAACAGGGACCAAAATTGCCGGCAATGAAAGGTATATACTCAAACCAACGATCAGGCTCATAGTTAACAATCAGGCCGGGGATATCAAAGGCTCTGTCCAGGGGATAAACAGTTACTCTGATCTTGTTATTTATGCCTACAGGGTTAACACGTTTGATCTGAGCCAGGTAAGTGCAAATAACCTGTTATTTTCAGATAGCATTAACAGTGCAAAGGTTAATGATGACATGACCTTTGTCATCCCATTTCTTGAAGAGGGGACGTACGATCTGATAGTTGCAGGCTATAACGGAACAGAATTCGGTGTTGTACTGGGATATGTCACTGATGTTCCGGTTGGTGCAAAAAGTACGACGATGAAATACCTTAATCTTCAGAACCTTACCGGGTTTTAAGTGATTGTCTATTAGTACAGGGCAAGTCACATTGACATAACCATCGGCGTCCTTTAAAGTACCCCCGATTTGAGCCAAAGCTATCTGGGAGGTGCTGTATGAAAAGCCTTAAAGGTACTAAGACCGAACGAATTCTACTTACTGCATTTGCAGGGGAGTCGCAAGCAAGGAACAGGTATACTTATGCTGCCGGGGTTGCAGTAAAAGAAGGGTACGAACAAATCGCGGCAGTTTTTCTGGAAACTGCCGATAACGAAAAAGAGCACGCCCAGAGGTTCTACCGTTTTTTAGAAGGGGGCATGGTAGAAATAAATGGTACGTATCCTGCGGGAGTCATTACCTCAACCGATAATAATCTTAGGGACGCAGCGGCAGGAGAGCATTTGGAATGGACTATGTTATATGTTGATGCTGCAAGCATTGCGAGGGAAGAAGGGTTCCCTGAAGTTGCTACCCAATTTGACCGGATTGCGGAAGTGGAAAATCAGCACGAAAAGAGATACCTGAACTTATTACAAAATCTGGAAGAAAAACAAGTGTTTCGTAGGTCAGTGTCAGTTGAATGGAAATGCCGGAATTGTGGGTACCATCATTTCGGGGAAGAAGCACCAAAATCCTGCCCGGCATGCGCACATCCGCAAGCATATTTCGAACTGTTTGTTCCGACGTATTAAATAAAGGGGACATATAATTAAACTAATTTGCTAATAAGAAAACTCATCTGTGTTACCGCTAATTATACCGGGATGTTCGTCGTATCCGACAATCTTGTTTGCCTTTTTCGCCCGAATTCTTTCCCGGAAGTATCTTATACCCTTCACCTCTAATTCATGGAGCTGGCCTATGATCATCCCATCAGGTAAGTGTTTCATCTAGCAATTCAGTGCTTTTTTGTAATTCGCGGGCAGAATGTAAGAATTGATCTACATCCATTTCTTTGAGAAAAACAAATCCCCGGGTGGTTTTTAAGATATTGCTCTGAACATCGGTGAAAGCCTCGTTTTTGTAATAATCATCACCCAGCAATTGGGTGATGATATTCTTCTGCTCAGCCTGTATTTTGACAGCTAAGCCAGAAAAAGGACCATCATACTCATAACTCGGGAAGGATGCGTTCTTTTGTGATGAAAAACAACTCAGGAACATTTTTTGCATTTCAAGCAGATCTGCATTTTGGACAGGGATAAAGGTAGTGGCCTCTGCCGGGGTGAACCGGTACCAGATATTCCGGTAACCCCAGAACAATGGCTTTTTGTCCGGTGCCATACGAATAGCCTGGGCTATAATCTGCAATACTTTATAATGAGTATCCGGGCCACTCCCTTCGGGATCAAAAGCAACTGTGACGAAATCAGGGTTTATAGACTCCATAAGTTCATAAACCGGGAGTGCATCCTCATCAATAGTTGGAGCAGGAGTGAAGAGGTCTCCGGTATAAAAATGCAGGCGCATATGATGAATATTGTAATTGGGAACCCCAATGATATTCCACTTTCTGTCAGACTCAGTTTCCCTGATAGCTCCCTTGAATATCTGTATATCATGCGGATCTTTCTGTCCGGGATACGCGTTATGGAAATACGTACGCAGTTCCCTGATCTTTACATGAACATGATCAATATCGGTAATGGTAAAACATCGGATAATTGTTTTAACGAAAAGCAGCTCTTCCACTGCATGCATTTTTTCATAATCATTGCTTTTATAAGCCGAAGTGAACTGCTCCAGAATAACACGTTCGTGATGATTAAACAGGAGATCCAACTCGTCGTTCGTGTAGACCCGGTCAACTTTGATTAACAGGTCTTCCACGAAATGGTTCGACAACGCATTGAAGCCACTGGTCAAATAGGCGGAGAAGTTAGTATTGGTATGCGCCAGGTAATTCATGGCGGGCAAATATGATAACATAATGTCATCATGATGAGGTGAAGTATGGAGGATTGTTTTTCCCTGCGGCAAATGAAGGCCTCTCTGTATCTTTCTGATAATTGCAGCTTTTGTTCCCTGTAATAGATGATCAATATTTGCGGGTTCCAGTTTTTCCAGTAATGCTTTTCCCTGCAGATGACTGCGCAGGTCCTCGATCTTGAGATCATCGAGTTTCTTTCCGCAGTTTAAAG
Proteins encoded:
- a CDS encoding DUF4382 domain-containing protein; amino-acid sequence: MFHYKEPGLFLVFLALLFLVGCQNMYQFSSTEEGRLRINITDAPVDSLDISGVYVTVSGIEVNHNGQWVTWKVLDHPMTYNLSQLREGKSALLGNSTLPAGEYGQIRFVLDTGGSDQITSENSGCYVELTSGEKKPLFIPSGVNTGYKATGTFTVPINGSVDITADFDLRKSLTKTGTKIAGNERYILKPTIRLIVNNQAGDIKGSVQGINSYSDLVIYAYRVNTFDLSQVSANNLLFSDSINSAKVNDDMTFVIPFLEEGTYDLIVAGYNGTEFGVVLGYVTDVPVGAKSTTMKYLNLQNLTGF
- a CDS encoding rubrerythrin family protein → MKSLKGTKTERILLTAFAGESQARNRYTYAAGVAVKEGYEQIAAVFLETADNEKEHAQRFYRFLEGGMVEINGTYPAGVITSTDNNLRDAAAGEHLEWTMLYVDAASIAREEGFPEVATQFDRIAEVENQHEKRYLNLLQNLEEKQVFRRSVSVEWKCRNCGYHHFGEEAPKSCPACAHPQAYFELFVPTY
- a CDS encoding glucosamine-6-phosphate deaminase — translated: MILYHLSAVEKVYLRQSTRELIYPQEKIPVIEVQNVVELGKLTVLRFLEWVIAHPEGVIALPTGKSPEYFIKYLHHYKAHWNDQGVQLDLKSNGIDNLHFPDTTRLKFIQIDEFYPIDPCQHNSFNYYVRNYYLPLLGITQVNALLIDSSKIGLLSKTNYHRIFPKGNVDLLLREREPRNKLEILQKQAILEADNYCLDYEKKIRSWGGIGFFLGGIGPDGHIAFNIKGSDYSSRTRLLALNYESAAAAAADLGGIETARNKAVITIGLGTIIENKDITAIIIASGEAKSVMVASAVQNRQHPDYPAAILQDRTNARFYLTKGAASRLQAREIEDLKVIPTGTANQHLIDDILITVSLNCGKKLDDLKIEDLRSHLQGKALLEKLEPANIDHLLQGTKAAIIRKIQRGLHLPQGKTILHTSPHHDDIMLSYLPAMNYLAHTNTNFSAYLTSGFNALSNHFVEDLLIKVDRVYTNDELDLLFNHHERVILEQFTSAYKSNDYEKMHAVEELLFVKTIIRCFTITDIDHVHVKIRELRTYFHNAYPGQKDPHDIQIFKGAIRETESDRKWNIIGVPNYNIHHMRLHFYTGDLFTPAPTIDEDALPVYELMESINPDFVTVAFDPEGSGPDTHYKVLQIIAQAIRMAPDKKPLFWGYRNIWYRFTPAEATTFIPVQNADLLEMQKMFLSCFSSQKNASFPSYEYDGPFSGLAVKIQAEQKNIITQLLGDDYYKNEAFTDVQSNILKTTRGFVFLKEMDVDQFLHSARELQKSTELLDETLT